The sequence below is a genomic window from Bacteroidota bacterium.
ACGAAACAAATAATTAGTGTCAATTAGTGTAATTAGTGGCTATGGCTTCTGTTGAATTAAATAACCTTACCAAAACCTACAACAAAGGTCAAGTTCTTGCTGTAGACACTATTTCCTTTTCAGTTGAGAAAGGAGAATTGTTCGGATTGATTGGTCCAGATGGCGCAGGCAAGACCAGTATTTTCAGAATGCTCACTACACTTCTTCTTCCCGATGGCGGCTCAGCAACAGTTGACGGTTTTGATATTGTAAAAGACTACAAAACAATTCGGGGAAGAGTTGGCTATATGCCCGGAAAATTTTCTCTCTATCAGGATCTGACAGTGGAAGAGAATTTGAATTTTTTCGCTACAGTGTTTGATACAACGATTGAGGAGAATTATGATTTGATAAAAGATATTTATATACAGATAGAGCCATTCAAAAACCGCAGATCCGGGAAACTTTCCGGTGGCATGAAACAAAAACTCGCGCTGAGCTGCGCACTCATTCACAAACCATCCGTTTTATTTTTAGACGAACCCACCACAGGTGTTGACGCAGTTTCTCGAAAAGAATTCTGGGAAATGCTGAAGCGGCTGAAAGAACAAGGAATTACGATTCTTGTTTCTACTCCTTATATGGATGAAGCAACTTTGTGTGATAGAATTGCATTAATGCAAGCAGGAAAAATTTTATCGATAAACACTCCTGAAAAAATTGTGAATTCATACGAAGGGAATTTGTTCGCGATAAAATCTGAAGCAATGTATAAACTCCTTCTCGATCTGCGCGAATACGAGAACACACTTACTTGTTTTGCGTTTGGAGAATATCATCACCTTGCTTTTAGAGAGGAAGAAAAAAATTACAAAAATGAAATTCTGGACTATCTAAAAAATAAAGGACACCCAACTGTTGAAATAAAAAAAGCGGTACCAACAATTGAAGATTGCTTTATTAAATTGCTGAAGAATTAAAATGAGAGAAGCAGTTATTAAAACGGAAAAACTCACCAAACGCTTTGGAGATTTCATCGCTGCGAATGAACTTACATTTGAAGTTTATGCAGGAGAAATTTTTGGATTCCTCGGTGCGAACGGTGCGGGAAAAACCACCGCAATGAGAATGCTTTGCGGACTTTCCATCCCCACATCAGGGAAAGCAACCGTTGCGGGTTTCAATGTATTTAAACAAACAGATGACATTAAAAAAAATATCGGCTACATGAGTCAGAAATTTTCGCTGTATGAAGATTTGACCGTGATGGAGAACATTCGTTTTTACGCAGGTATTTATGGATTGTCGAACAAACAAATTAAAGAAAAGAGCGAAGGATTGATTGAACAATTAGGATTGCAACAATCCGCAAAAAAATTAGTACGTGAGCTTCCGCTTGGATGGAAACAGAAATTATCTTTTTCTGTCGCCATCGTTCATCAACCGAAAATTGTTTTCATGGATGAACCCACCAGTGGTGTTGATCCCGTTACACGAAGACAGTTTTGGGATCTGATTTTCGCAGCGGCAGATAAAGGCATGACAATTTTTGTCACTACGCATTACATGGATGAATCGGAATATTGTAACCGCGTTTCAATTATGGTGGATGGGGTAATAAAAGCACTGGATACGCCACATAATCTGAAAAAACAATTTTCCGCTAATTCAATGGATGAAGTTTTTCACGGGCTTGCTCGCGAAGCAAAACGAAAAAGTGATTAATGAAACAGTTATTAATTTTCATAAGAAAAGAGTTTTATCATGTGTTCCGCGACCGGAAAACGTTGCTCATGCTTTTCGGTTTACCGATTGCGCAGATTATATTGTTCGGTTTCGCACTCACCAATGAAATCAAAAACGCAAAAATTGTGGTGATGGATTATTCTAAAGATATAACTACCACACAAATCACAGATAAGATTGAAGCCAGCAAGTATTTCGATATTGAAAAATCATTGATGAGCCATAGAGAAATCGAAGATAAATTCAAGGAAGGAAAAATTAAACTCGCTGTCATCTTTCCAGAAAATTTCAGTAACGATTTGTTTCATCTCCATAAAGCACAAATCCAAATCATTGCCGATGCATCCGACATGAATACAGCCAACACACTCACAAATTATCTCTCGGCAATTATGCTAGACTATCAGCGCGAACTGGTGAAACATGCAATTATCCCTATGAGCATTGTTCCTGAAATACGAATGCTTTACAACCCCGAACTCAAAGGCGAACACACATTTATTCCAGGCATTATGGCGATGATCATGCTGCTCGTGTGCGTAATGATGACTTCTATTTCTATTGTAAAAGAAAAAGAGCTCGGCACAATGGAAATCCTTTTGGTATCGCCATTCAAGCCCATCATGGTGATCTTTGCAAAATTCATTCCTTATCTTTTGATTTCTTTTTTTAATGTAACATCCATTCTTCTTCTTAGTGTATACGCGCTTCATTTGCCAATTCAGGGAAATATTTTTCTTCTTTATGGAGAAAGTCTGCTGTTCATCGTCACAGGACTTTCCATTGGTCTGCTTATTTCTATTTCCGCACAATCGCAGCAAACCGCCATGTTCGGTTCTATGATGGCAACCATGCTTCCCACTCTTTTACTCAGCGGATTTATGTTCCCGATTGAAAATATGCCAATGCCGCTGCAGATTATTTCGAACGTGGTGCCCAGCAAATGGTTTTTCATCATCGTAAAAGCTATTATGATAAAAGGTGCCGGTTTTACAACCATCTGGAAAGAAACTTTGATTCTTGTGGGAATGACTTTACTTTTTCTGACAATCAGCTTGAAGAAATTTAAAATCCGATTAGCGTGAGGACCCTGTTTTTTTTACTGCAGAAAGAATTTCTCCAGATATTCCGCAACAAAACTTTGCTAGGGCAGATCCTTCTTGCTCCAACCATTCAACTATTGGTTTTGCCTTGGGCAGCCAACTATGAAGTGAAAAATATTTCACTGGCAATTATTGACAACGACCATTCCACTTATTCTGAAAAATTTGAATCAAAGATTTTTTCTTCAGGATATTTCAAGCCAGCTGAATATTGCGCTTCCTTCAAAGAGGGCTACAATCTTATTGAGCAGGAAAAAGCGGATATTGTTTTGGAAATTCCGGCCAACTTTGAAAAAAATTTAGTTCGCGAAAATCAGCAGAAAATTTTCATGGCTGTAAACGCCATCAATGGAGTGAAAGCGCTGGTGGGAACCGTTTATCTCAGCAGCATTATCAATGATTACAATTCTGAAATACGATCACAATGGATAAAGCAGCAACGATTTTCTCCCATGCCGGTCATTGAGATTATTTCCACGAATTGGTTTAATCCTCTGCTGAACTATAAATTTTTTATGGTGCCGGGTATTTTAGTTTTTCTTGTTACTATGTTGGGAGCAATCATGTGTGCGCTGAATATCGTTCGTGAAA
It includes:
- a CDS encoding ABC transporter ATP-binding protein; the protein is MASVELNNLTKTYNKGQVLAVDTISFSVEKGELFGLIGPDGAGKTSIFRMLTTLLLPDGGSATVDGFDIVKDYKTIRGRVGYMPGKFSLYQDLTVEENLNFFATVFDTTIEENYDLIKDIYIQIEPFKNRRSGKLSGGMKQKLALSCALIHKPSVLFLDEPTTGVDAVSRKEFWEMLKRLKEQGITILVSTPYMDEATLCDRIALMQAGKILSINTPEKIVNSYEGNLFAIKSEAMYKLLLDLREYENTLTCFAFGEYHHLAFREEEKNYKNEILDYLKNKGHPTVEIKKAVPTIEDCFIKLLKN
- a CDS encoding ABC transporter ATP-binding protein, which gives rise to MREAVIKTEKLTKRFGDFIAANELTFEVYAGEIFGFLGANGAGKTTAMRMLCGLSIPTSGKATVAGFNVFKQTDDIKKNIGYMSQKFSLYEDLTVMENIRFYAGIYGLSNKQIKEKSEGLIEQLGLQQSAKKLVRELPLGWKQKLSFSVAIVHQPKIVFMDEPTSGVDPVTRRQFWDLIFAAADKGMTIFVTTHYMDESEYCNRVSIMVDGVIKALDTPHNLKKQFSANSMDEVFHGLAREAKRKSD
- a CDS encoding ABC transporter permease, with protein sequence MKQLLIFIRKEFYHVFRDRKTLLMLFGLPIAQIILFGFALTNEIKNAKIVVMDYSKDITTTQITDKIEASKYFDIEKSLMSHREIEDKFKEGKIKLAVIFPENFSNDLFHLHKAQIQIIADASDMNTANTLTNYLSAIMLDYQRELVKHAIIPMSIVPEIRMLYNPELKGEHTFIPGIMAMIMLLVCVMMTSISIVKEKELGTMEILLVSPFKPIMVIFAKFIPYLLISFFNVTSILLLSVYALHLPIQGNIFLLYGESLLFIVTGLSIGLLISISAQSQQTAMFGSMMATMLPTLLLSGFMFPIENMPMPLQIISNVVPSKWFFIIVKAIMIKGAGFTTIWKETLILVGMTLLFLTISLKKFKIRLA
- a CDS encoding ABC transporter permease produces the protein MRTLFFLLQKEFLQIFRNKTLLGQILLAPTIQLLVLPWAANYEVKNISLAIIDNDHSTYSEKFESKIFSSGYFKPAEYCASFKEGYNLIEQEKADIVLEIPANFEKNLVRENQQKIFMAVNAINGVKALVGTVYLSSIINDYNSEIRSQWIKQQRFSPMPVIEIISTNWFNPLLNYKFFMVPGILVFLVTMLGAIMCALNIVREKEIGTIEQINVSPVKKYHFILGKLIPFWIIGMFVFTVGLTIARFVYGIVPVGSVGLLYGFLSVYLLAVLGMGLLISTYSDTQQQAMSLSFFFIMIFNLLSGLFTPIESMPEWAQVITWFNPLSYFIEVMRMVVLKGSGFHDIQHNLFIIFIFAIVVNTWAILNYRKRA